Proteins from a genomic interval of Halopseudomonas litoralis:
- the sohB gene encoding protease SohB: MDWLAEYGMFAAKALTVLLALVCLLLVIASLKGRQRKGEGALTVTRLNDQLARMTERLGEAVLDKPALKALQKTRKQERKARDKGTAERNKVFVLNFHGDIRASALENLRHEVTAVLELATPQDEVVVKLESGGGMVHSYGLAAAQLTRLREAGVPLTVCVDKVAASGGYMMACVADRILVAPFAMLGSIGVVAQLPNFHRVLKNHDVDYEMLTAGEYKRTLTMFGENTDKGREKFQEDLENIHRLFKQFVERYRPSLNVDAVATGEVWFGVETLERALADEVNTSDDYINRRIRQADVFEVHFARPKRLQDRLSSSMSAALDRVLLTWASRFYNQRFW; this comes from the coding sequence GTGGATTGGCTTGCTGAGTATGGAATGTTTGCGGCAAAAGCGCTGACAGTGCTGTTGGCGTTGGTGTGTCTACTGTTGGTGATTGCCTCGCTCAAAGGGCGACAGCGCAAAGGTGAGGGCGCCCTGACGGTGACCCGATTGAATGACCAGCTGGCCCGCATGACCGAGCGGCTGGGTGAGGCCGTGCTGGACAAGCCTGCCCTCAAGGCGCTGCAGAAAACCCGCAAGCAGGAGAGGAAGGCGCGTGATAAAGGCACCGCCGAGCGGAACAAGGTCTTCGTGCTGAATTTTCACGGGGACATCAGGGCCAGCGCTCTGGAGAATCTGCGTCACGAAGTCACAGCGGTACTGGAATTGGCCACACCCCAGGATGAGGTAGTGGTAAAGCTGGAAAGCGGCGGCGGCATGGTGCATTCCTACGGGCTTGCTGCAGCGCAGCTTACCCGACTGCGCGAGGCGGGCGTGCCATTGACCGTATGCGTGGACAAGGTTGCCGCCAGCGGCGGCTACATGATGGCCTGTGTCGCTGACCGGATCTTGGTAGCGCCTTTTGCCATGCTGGGGTCCATTGGTGTGGTTGCCCAGTTGCCCAATTTTCATCGCGTGCTGAAGAATCATGACGTCGATTACGAAATGCTCACCGCCGGCGAGTACAAGCGCACCCTGACCATGTTCGGTGAGAATACCGACAAAGGCCGGGAAAAATTCCAGGAAGATCTGGAAAATATTCATCGGTTGTTCAAGCAGTTTGTCGAGCGCTATCGACCTTCACTGAATGTCGACGCGGTTGCCACCGGCGAGGTCTGGTTTGGAGTCGAGACGCTGGAGCGGGCATTGGCGGATGAAGTGAACACCAGCGATGACTATATCAATCGGCGCATTCGTCAGGCTGATGTCTTCGAAGTGCACTTTGCCCGTCCCAAGCGGCTGCAGGATCGCCTGTCATCCAGCATGTCGGCAGCGCTGGATCGCGTGCTGCTGACCTGGGCGTCACGTTTTTACAATCAGCGTTTCTGGTAG
- a CDS encoding YhdH/YhfP family quinone oxidoreductase, producing the protein MSQFKALLVNEEQGEFIPRVVTRHIDELPAGEVLIRVQWSSLNYKDAMSASGNRGITRNFPHTPGIDAAGVVEASSVAELAVGDEVIVTGYDLGMNTSGGFGQYIRVPAAWVLKRPAGLSLRDSMVLGTAGLTAALCIDKLERAGLVPGAGPVLVTGATGGVGSIAVAMLAQLGHEVVAVTGKADKVELLQRLGATRVLSRAELQAGTNKVLLTEQWAGAVDTVGGDILFNVVKSLRYDASVACCGLTAGGQFQASVFPFILRNVNLLGVDSVEQPLVVKASMWDRLSLQWKTDLSQLEQEITLEQLPEYIDTILASGMVGRAVVKLG; encoded by the coding sequence ATGTCCCAGTTCAAGGCGTTACTGGTCAACGAAGAACAAGGGGAATTCATTCCCCGCGTGGTTACCCGGCATATAGACGAATTGCCCGCCGGTGAAGTACTTATTCGTGTGCAATGGTCGTCACTCAACTACAAGGATGCGATGTCCGCCAGCGGCAACCGCGGCATTACCCGCAATTTCCCACATACGCCGGGCATTGATGCGGCCGGCGTAGTCGAGGCCAGCTCGGTGGCGGAATTGGCGGTCGGTGATGAGGTGATCGTTACCGGGTACGACCTGGGCATGAACACATCCGGCGGTTTCGGCCAGTACATCCGAGTGCCTGCCGCCTGGGTGCTGAAGCGTCCCGCTGGGCTGAGCCTGCGTGACAGCATGGTGCTGGGTACTGCCGGGCTGACTGCCGCGCTGTGCATCGACAAACTGGAACGGGCCGGTCTGGTGCCCGGCGCCGGACCGGTGCTGGTCACCGGAGCGACCGGTGGGGTCGGCAGCATCGCGGTGGCTATGCTGGCGCAGCTGGGGCATGAAGTGGTCGCGGTGACCGGCAAGGCCGATAAGGTGGAGCTACTGCAGCGACTTGGGGCGACCCGAGTGCTCAGTCGGGCCGAACTGCAAGCGGGCACCAATAAGGTACTGCTGACAGAGCAGTGGGCCGGCGCGGTAGATACCGTTGGTGGCGACATCCTGTTCAATGTGGTCAAGTCATTGCGTTACGACGCCAGTGTCGCCTGCTGCGGCCTGACTGCGGGTGGCCAGTTCCAGGCCAGCGTATTCCCCTTCATTTTGCGCAACGTCAATCTGCTGGGCGTCGACTCGGTGGAACAGCCACTGGTGGTCAAGGCCTCCATGTGGGATCGGCTGTCGCTGCAATGGAAAACCGACCTCAGCCAGCTGGAGCAGGAAATCACCCTGGAACAACTGCCAGAGTATATCGACACCATCCTCGCCAGTGGCATGGTCGGCCGCGCAGTGGTCAAGCTGGGGTAG
- a CDS encoding SCP2 sterol-binding domain-containing protein has translation MTTVADIINNMESKFNPAAAAGLDLVFQFNIEDDENFYTVIKDGTCAVSKGDAEDPNVTLIMDSETLNGVISGETDGMQAFMGGKLRAEGDMMLALKLGELFPV, from the coding sequence ATGACTACCGTTGCTGACATCATCAATAACATGGAAAGCAAGTTCAACCCGGCTGCAGCTGCCGGCCTGGACCTGGTTTTCCAGTTCAACATCGAAGACGACGAAAACTTCTACACAGTAATCAAAGATGGCACCTGCGCAGTCAGCAAGGGCGACGCAGAAGATCCCAACGTTACCCTGATCATGGACTCCGAAACGCTGAACGGCGTGATCTCCGGTGAGACCGACGGCATGCAGGCCTTCATGGGCGGCAAGCTGCGCGCTGAAGGCGACATGATGCTGGCGCTGAAGCTGGGCGAACTCTTCCCGGTCTGA
- the alkB gene encoding DNA oxidative demethylase AlkB, with product MSTLDLFHEDQPGQRVAMGAQAFILPGFANPWLNQLLPALQAIQQQAPFRQMITKGGRRMSVQTTACGELGWVSSDHGYRYCPIDPTSGQAWPVIPSCLLELAQRAAAEAGFNHFHPDTCLINRYLPGARMGLHQDKDEKGFKAPIVSVSLGMSATFLFGGFKRSDRPARTILNHGDVVVWGGVDRMRFHGVMPVGDMPHPELGSQRINLTLRKAG from the coding sequence ATGAGCACCCTGGATCTGTTCCATGAGGATCAACCAGGCCAGCGGGTAGCGATGGGCGCCCAAGCGTTCATCCTGCCCGGCTTCGCCAATCCTTGGCTCAATCAGCTACTCCCGGCACTGCAGGCCATCCAACAGCAGGCTCCCTTCCGCCAGATGATCACCAAAGGCGGCCGCCGCATGTCAGTACAGACCACCGCCTGCGGTGAACTCGGCTGGGTCTCCAGTGACCACGGCTACCGTTACTGCCCTATCGATCCGACCAGCGGACAAGCCTGGCCAGTCATACCCAGCTGTCTACTTGAACTCGCCCAGCGCGCCGCCGCAGAAGCCGGTTTCAACCACTTCCATCCCGACACCTGCCTGATCAACCGCTACCTCCCCGGAGCCCGCATGGGCCTGCACCAGGACAAGGATGAAAAAGGTTTCAAGGCACCCATCGTCTCGGTATCTCTGGGCATGTCCGCCACGTTCCTGTTCGGCGGCTTCAAACGCTCCGACCGACCAGCCAGAACAATACTGAACCACGGCGATGTAGTGGTGTGGGGCGGGGTAGACCGGATGCGTTTTCATGGCGTAATGCCGGTGGGCGATATGCCGCATCCAGAGCTGGGTAGTCAGCGGATCAATCTGACGCTGAGAAAGGCAGGGTAG
- a CDS encoding SDR family oxidoreductase, giving the protein MQKTQLFDLDGKIALVTGASRGIGEAIAKLLAQQGAHVIVSSRKIDGCQEVANAIVAAGGKATAMACHIGEMEQINATIESIRSQFGKLDILVNNAATNPYFGNVLDTDLDAFQKTVDVNIRGYFFMSVEAGKLMRENGGGAILNVASVNGMVPGMMQGIYSITKAAVINMTKVFAKECAQFGIRCNALLPGLTDTKFASALVKNDSILKPALQRIPLARPADPSEMAGTVLYLVSDASSYTTGTAINVDGGMLS; this is encoded by the coding sequence ATGCAGAAAACTCAACTGTTCGATCTGGACGGTAAAATCGCGCTGGTAACCGGCGCCAGTCGTGGTATCGGCGAGGCCATTGCCAAGCTGCTGGCTCAACAGGGCGCTCATGTCATCGTCAGCAGCCGCAAGATCGACGGCTGCCAGGAAGTGGCAAATGCCATCGTTGCCGCCGGCGGCAAGGCCACGGCCATGGCCTGCCATATCGGTGAGATGGAACAGATCAACGCCACCATCGAGTCCATTCGCAGCCAGTTCGGCAAGCTGGACATCCTGGTCAACAATGCGGCCACCAACCCCTATTTCGGCAATGTGCTGGATACCGACCTGGACGCCTTTCAGAAGACCGTCGATGTGAACATCCGCGGGTATTTCTTCATGTCGGTCGAAGCCGGCAAGCTGATGCGCGAGAACGGCGGCGGCGCCATCCTCAACGTTGCTTCGGTCAATGGCATGGTGCCGGGCATGATGCAGGGGATCTACTCGATCACCAAGGCAGCGGTCATCAATATGACCAAGGTGTTCGCCAAGGAATGTGCGCAGTTCGGTATCCGCTGCAACGCGCTGCTGCCGGGTCTGACCGACACCAAATTCGCCTCGGCGCTGGTCAAGAATGACAGCATTCTCAAGCCCGCCCTGCAGCGTATCCCTCTGGCTCGCCCGGCCGACCCGAGCGAGATGGCCGGTACCGTGTTGTATCTGGTGAGTGATGCTTCCAGCTACACCACCGGCACCGCCATCAATGTGGACGGCGGCATGCTGTCCTGA
- a CDS encoding IS5 family transposase produces the protein MKQMSFADAEYAGKRKQTRRERFLLEMDQVVPWKPLLALIEPHYPKGEGGRPAYPLDAMLRVHLMQNWFGYSDPAMEEALYETTILRLFAGLQLDRIPDETTILKFRRLLERYGLSTALFEVVNRYLGEHGLMLRHGTVVDATIIHAPSSTKNKEGKRDPEMHQTKKGNQYYFGMKAHIGVDAESGLVHSLVGTAANAGDVTQVDKLLHGEETHVCGDAGYTGVQKRDEHKGRKQVVWSIAMRPGKLKTLSKTKLIEKGLRRIERAKASTRAKVEHPFRVIKCQFGFTKVRYKGLAKNTAQLHTLFALANLWMARKQLLSAG, from the coding sequence ATGAAACAGATGAGCTTTGCAGACGCCGAATACGCTGGTAAACGTAAGCAGACCCGCCGTGAGCGCTTTCTGCTGGAAATGGATCAAGTGGTTCCCTGGAAGCCATTGCTGGCGCTGATCGAGCCGCACTATCCCAAGGGCGAAGGTGGTCGACCTGCTTACCCGCTCGACGCGATGCTGCGAGTTCATCTGATGCAGAACTGGTTTGGGTACAGCGATCCAGCGATGGAAGAAGCGCTGTATGAAACCACCATCTTGCGACTCTTCGCGGGCCTTCAACTTGATCGCATTCCGGATGAAACCACTATTCTCAAATTCCGTCGGCTGCTGGAACGCTACGGCCTGTCCACGGCGTTGTTCGAAGTGGTCAATCGTTACCTGGGTGAGCACGGGCTAATGCTGCGCCACGGCACCGTGGTCGATGCAACCATCATTCATGCACCCAGTTCGACCAAGAACAAAGAAGGTAAGCGCGATCCCGAGATGCATCAGACCAAGAAGGGTAACCAGTATTATTTTGGCATGAAGGCCCACATTGGCGTTGATGCTGAGTCAGGGCTGGTTCACAGTCTCGTGGGGACGGCGGCCAATGCGGGCGATGTTACTCAGGTAGACAAGCTTCTGCATGGCGAAGAAACCCATGTATGCGGTGACGCCGGCTATACCGGCGTTCAGAAACGGGATGAACACAAAGGGCGCAAGCAGGTGGTCTGGTCGATTGCGATGCGCCCAGGCAAGCTCAAGACATTGAGCAAAACCAAGCTGATCGAGAAAGGCTTGCGCCGAATCGAGCGGGCCAAAGCCAGTACACGAGCCAAGGTCGAGCATCCGTTTCGAGTGATCAAATGCCAGTTCGGATTCACCAAGGTGCGCTACAAGGGCCTGGCGAAGAACACGGCCCAGTTGCATACCTTGTTCGCCCTGGCCAACCTATGGATGGCCCGAAAACAGCTGTTAAGTGCAGGATAA
- a CDS encoding IS3 family transposase (programmed frameshift), producing MTRKRRTFTPEFKQEAASLVLDQGYSITQASTSLGVVESVLRKWVKQLTEERQGVTPKGKAMTPEQQRIQELEERCRRLEMEKTIPKKGYRSLDVGRLETYTLIDQLREQAPVDMVCAAFDINRSCYYEHRQRIQRVDAERVALRAQINELFNKSRSSAGSRTIKDMLNDQGVGIGRFKVRRLMGELGLICKQPGPHKYKQATVERLDIPNRLDREFDVAQPDQVWCGDITYIWTGQRWSYLAVVLDLYARRVVGWAMSDTADADLVVQALEHAWEQRGRPHGVMFHSDQGSQYASRKFRQRLWRFRMVQSMSRRGNCWDNAPMERLFRSLKTEWIPPMGYHSLAAARKDISNYLMGYYNQKRPHAFNGGLAPAVAEEKLKTVSGIS from the exons ATGACAAGAAAGCGACGTACTTTTACCCCTGAATTCAAACAGGAAGCAGCCAGCCTGGTGCTGGACCAAGGCTACAGCATTACCCAAGCCAGCACATCGCTGGGCGTGGTTGAAAGCGTCCTGCGCAAGTGGGTTAAACAGCTCACTGAGGAGCGGCAGGGTGTCACCCCTAAAGGCAAAGCCATGACACCAGAGCAGCAGCGCATTCAGGAGTTGGAAGAGCGGTGCCGGCGGCTGGAGATGGAGAAGACCATCC CTAAAAAAGGCTACCGCTCTCTTGATGTCGGACGACTGGAAACGTACACGCTGATTGACCAGTTGAGAGAGCAGGCCCCCGTTGACATGGTGTGCGCAGCCTTTGATATCAACCGTTCCTGTTACTACGAACACCGCCAGAGGATACAGCGTGTGGATGCTGAGCGTGTAGCCCTGAGGGCCCAGATTAACGAGCTGTTCAACAAAAGCCGCAGCTCGGCAGGTAGCCGCACCATCAAGGACATGCTGAACGATCAAGGCGTCGGCATCGGCCGCTTCAAGGTGCGCCGTTTGATGGGAGAGCTTGGCCTGATTTGTAAGCAACCAGGCCCCCATAAGTACAAGCAGGCCACCGTGGAGCGGCTAGATATCCCCAACCGTTTGGACCGGGAGTTCGATGTGGCGCAACCAGATCAGGTCTGGTGCGGTGATATCACCTATATCTGGACCGGGCAGCGCTGGAGTTATCTGGCGGTGGTACTGGACCTGTATGCCCGTCGCGTCGTCGGCTGGGCCATGTCTGACACCGCTGATGCGGACTTGGTGGTACAGGCCTTGGAGCATGCGTGGGAGCAGCGTGGGCGCCCTCATGGGGTGATGTTCCATTCTGACCAAGGATCACAGTATGCAAGTCGCAAGTTCCGGCAGAGGCTGTGGCGCTTCCGTATGGTGCAAAGCATGAGTCGTCGAGGCAACTGCTGGGATAATGCTCCTATGGAGCGGCTGTTCCGCAGTCTGAAAACGGAATGGATACCGCCGATGGGGTATCACAGCCTGGCAGCTGCCCGGAAGGATATCAGCAACTACCTGATGGGGTACTACAACCAGAAGCGTCCCCACGCCTTCAATGGCGGGCTCGCTCCGGCGGTGGCCGAAGAAAAACTTAAAACTGTGTCCGGAATCAGTTGA
- a CDS encoding type II toxin-antitoxin system death-on-curing family toxin encodes MDINQVKFIHDYLVDYFDNSDDPVSPPGVKDEDLLNSSVSRPFMSVGGQDAYPGIFYKAAALFHSIINNHCFYNGNKR; translated from the coding sequence ATGGATATCAATCAAGTAAAATTCATACACGACTATCTCGTCGATTACTTTGATAATTCTGATGACCCCGTATCACCTCCGGGTGTTAAAGATGAAGACTTATTGAACTCATCAGTTTCGCGACCATTCATGAGTGTCGGCGGTCAAGATGCATACCCTGGAATCTTTTACAAAGCAGCAGCATTATTCCATTCAATTATCAATAATCATTGCTTTTACAATGGAAACAAGCGGTAG
- a CDS encoding IS3 family transposase (programmed frameshift), translating to MPSYNPEFKEQTVRKMMPPYNQSVAHLSREIGVSEPTLYAWKKQFQTRGFVVPAKPSSPDRWDARAKLAAVIQTASMNEAERSTYCREHGLYPEQLEAWKEAFEGMDAGGHPADKAQLTAERKKSRKLEKELLRKERALAEVAALLTLSKKGPGHLGHQRGRLISEPMKQMAIALIDEAVEAGARKHLACGVLGLTDRTLRRWQRSETLLDQRKGAVRKGSAHALTAQEKEQILAVCNSAEHQSLPPSQIVPRLADHGIYIASESSFYRVLREHEQAHRRGRTAAPRTLEKPQAWVATAPNQLWSWDITFLPTAVKGEFYRLYLVMDIFSRMIVGWEIHHNEASAHASTLISKACLRHGIRRDQLVLHSDNGSPMKGATMLATLQKLGVVPSFSRPSVSNDNPYSEAMFKTLKYSPAYPAKRFADIDQARVWVQRFVSWYNTEHRHSGIRFVTPEQRHVGLDRDILVSRTAVYEAAKQANPARWRTRPTRNWTPIDSVWLNPDNLHEELLEKERRAA from the exons GTGCCCAGTTACAACCCGGAATTCAAAGAGCAGACCGTCAGAAAGATGATGCCGCCCTATAATCAGAGTGTTGCCCATCTGAGCCGAGAGATCGGTGTTTCGGAGCCAACGCTGTATGCTTGGAAAAAGCAGTTTCAGACCAGAGGATTTGTTGTGCCAGCCAAACCGTCCAGCCCGGATCGTTGGGATGCCCGTGCCAAGCTGGCAGCGGTCATCCAGACCGCCTCCATGAATGAGGCCGAACGCTCGACCTATTGTCGTGAGCATGGTCTGTACCCAGAGCAGCTGGAGGCCTGGAAGGAGGCCTTCGAGGGTATGGATGCTGGCGGCCATCCGGCTGACAAGGCGCAGCTGACAGCAGAGCGCAAGAAGAGCCGTAAGCTTGAAAAAGAACTGCTGCGCAAGGAGCGTGCCCTGGCGGAGGTGGCTGCCTTGCTGACCCTGTCAAAAAAAG GCCCAGGCCATCTGGGGCACCAGCGAGGACGATTGATCTCCGAGCCGATGAAACAGATGGCCATTGCCTTGATTGACGAAGCGGTAGAAGCAGGTGCACGCAAGCACTTGGCCTGTGGGGTGCTCGGCCTGACCGATCGTACGCTGCGCCGCTGGCAACGCAGCGAGACACTGCTAGATCAGCGCAAAGGAGCTGTCCGAAAGGGCAGCGCCCATGCCCTGACCGCACAGGAGAAGGAGCAGATTCTCGCTGTGTGTAATAGCGCGGAACATCAGAGCTTGCCTCCCAGCCAGATTGTTCCTCGGTTGGCTGACCACGGCATCTACATTGCCAGTGAGTCCAGCTTCTACCGGGTTCTGCGAGAGCATGAACAGGCGCATCGCCGTGGACGGACTGCCGCACCACGCACCCTGGAAAAGCCGCAAGCCTGGGTGGCTACGGCACCGAACCAGCTTTGGTCATGGGATATCACGTTCCTGCCGACCGCTGTGAAGGGAGAGTTCTACCGTCTGTATCTGGTGATGGATATCTTCAGCCGTATGATCGTAGGTTGGGAGATCCACCACAATGAGGCTTCAGCACATGCCTCGACTCTGATCAGCAAGGCCTGCCTACGTCATGGCATACGCCGCGATCAGCTGGTGCTGCATTCGGACAATGGCAGCCCGATGAAAGGGGCCACCATGCTGGCAACACTGCAAAAACTGGGTGTGGTGCCCTCGTTCAGCCGTCCATCGGTGAGCAATGACAATCCGTATTCTGAAGCGATGTTCAAGACCTTGAAATACAGTCCAGCCTATCCTGCTAAGCGCTTCGCGGACATCGACCAGGCCCGTGTCTGGGTGCAGCGCTTCGTGAGCTGGTATAACACCGAGCACCGTCATAGTGGTATCCGCTTCGTTACGCCGGAGCAGCGTCATGTCGGCCTTGACCGGGATATCCTGGTCAGCCGTACTGCTGTCTATGAAGCCGCGAAACAGGCCAATCCGGCTCGCTGGAGAACTCGCCCGACACGCAACTGGACACCTATCGATAGTGTCTGGCTTAACCCGGACAATCTGCATGAGGAGTTATTAGAAAAGGAAAGACGTGCCGCATGA
- a CDS encoding addiction module protein, with amino-acid sequence MNLQKIENEALHLPREERAQLIQRLVLSLESPSEKELRSDWLLEARRRAEELDSGSVQAVSGEEVIRKARALIK; translated from the coding sequence ATGAATCTCCAGAAAATTGAAAACGAGGCGCTCCACCTTCCTAGGGAGGAGCGGGCTCAGTTGATCCAGAGACTGGTTTTGAGTCTTGAGTCTCCGTCAGAAAAAGAGCTCAGATCCGATTGGCTGCTTGAGGCTAGACGTAGAGCTGAAGAACTCGATAGTGGCTCCGTTCAGGCTGTGTCCGGTGAAGAAGTGATCCGGAAGGCTAGAGCCCTGATCAAATGA
- the nudC gene encoding NAD(+) diphosphatase, protein MQKFARFTASFSAESRTDGWVLIRHEQSFAMYQGNLLHDPDMARYLGDAEYQLTLGLLDDQPCRLVRVKEQLDVPGLSWHDLRALLGQVDDSTFRLLGVAQQLDIWHDTHRFCGHCGQPTHIRPDERAMECSSCGNRQYPKLAPCIIVLITRGEEVLLARSANFRSGFFSTLAGFIEPGESAEEALRREVMEEVGVTVDHIEYLGSQNWPFPNSLMLGFHASYVDGDIVPQPGEIEEAHWWHVNQLPPIPPQGTISRWLIDCYLARLAGQPQPPVPA, encoded by the coding sequence ATGCAGAAGTTTGCCCGGTTCACTGCCTCCTTCTCGGCCGAGAGCCGAACGGATGGTTGGGTGCTGATCCGCCATGAACAGTCTTTCGCCATGTACCAGGGCAACCTGCTGCATGATCCAGACATGGCGCGTTATCTGGGTGATGCAGAGTACCAACTGACCCTGGGGCTGCTTGATGATCAGCCATGCCGGCTGGTGCGGGTCAAGGAACAGCTCGATGTGCCGGGACTGTCCTGGCATGATTTGCGGGCCCTGCTCGGTCAGGTGGATGACTCGACCTTCCGCCTGCTCGGTGTTGCCCAGCAGCTTGACATCTGGCATGACACCCATCGCTTTTGCGGACATTGCGGGCAGCCGACCCATATCCGGCCTGATGAGCGGGCGATGGAATGCAGCAGCTGTGGCAATAGGCAATATCCCAAGCTGGCGCCATGCATCATCGTACTCATCACCCGTGGCGAGGAAGTGCTGCTGGCACGCTCAGCCAACTTCCGGTCAGGCTTCTTCAGCACCCTGGCGGGGTTCATCGAGCCCGGCGAATCTGCTGAAGAGGCTTTGCGCCGTGAGGTAATGGAAGAGGTCGGTGTAACAGTCGATCATATCGAATATCTCGGCAGCCAGAATTGGCCGTTCCCGAATTCGCTGATGCTGGGTTTTCATGCGAGTTATGTCGACGGTGATATCGTGCCGCAGCCTGGCGAAATTGAAGAGGCCCACTGGTGGCATGTCAATCAGTTGCCGCCCATCCCGCCCCAAGGAACTATCTCTCGCTGGTTGATCGATTGTTATCTGGCTCGACTGGCCGGCCAGCCGCAGCCCCCCGTTCCAGCTTGA